A window from Acropora palmata chromosome 14, jaAcrPala1.3, whole genome shotgun sequence encodes these proteins:
- the LOC141866428 gene encoding uncharacterized protein LOC141866428 isoform X2: MDASKEIKSMKLYDHIERVRQELKELGYKDGDFLKVEDVCKFDQMHYYGTQAIDEAIKELRISSSHHVLDVGSGLGGPARYLAHKTNCAVTALELQEDLHSEAGNLTERCNLQHKLTHIAGDFLHLDLGAAKFNFIVSWLVFLHIGDKKRLFQQCCYSLKPGGKIFIEDFYQQSGVTLTEEDKQSYERDLYMKNLPEKDAYFKQLEEAGFMDIQFQDLTGEFLSFVSKRQHEFVENKERHLRVIGQDAYDGLLDFYTTVKRLFNDGLCGGCRVIATKPIS, translated from the exons ATGATCACATTGAAAGAGTCAGACAAGAATTAAAAGAG CTAGGGTACAAAGATGGAGATTTCTTGAAAGTGGAAGATGTGTGCAAGTTTGATCAAATGCATTACTATGGTACACAAGCTATTGATGAAGCAATAAAGGAGTTAAGAATCAG CTCGTCTCATCATGTGCTTGATGTTGGATCTGGTCTTGGTGGACCTGCACGTTACTTAGCCCACAAGACTAACTGTGCTGTCACGGCGCTGGAACTACAAGAAGATTTGCACAGTGAAGCTGGAAACCTCACTGAGAGATGCAATTTACAGCACAAACTGACACACATAGCAGGGGATTTTCTTCACTTAGATTTAG gagcagccaaattcaatttcattgtCTCGTGGCTGGTGTTTCTCCACATTGGGGACAAGAAACGGTTATTTCAGCAGTGTTGTTATTCTTTGAAACCCGGGGGGAAAAT TTTCATAGAGGATTTTTACCAGCAATCAGGAGTGACCTTAACAGAGGAAGACAAACAGAGCTATGAAAGAGACTTGTACATGAAAAACCTGCCAGAAAAGGATGCTTATTTCAAACAGTTAGAAGAAGCGGGCTTCATGGATATCCAG tTTCAAGATCTCACCGGTGAATTTCTGTCGTTCGTTTCCAAGCGACAACATGAATTCGTAGAGAACAAGGAAAGGCACTTGCGCGTAATCGGCCAAGACGCTTATGATGGTCTGCTTGATTTTTATACAACAGTGAAGAGATTGTTTAATGACGGACTCTGTGGTGGATGTCGTGTAATTGCGACTAAACCAATATCCTAG
- the LOC141866428 gene encoding uncharacterized protein LOC141866428 isoform X1 — MSFWQQRQRPENFRPERGFEPRPLRCRCNAPRYVDDHIERVRQELKELGYKDGDFLKVEDVCKFDQMHYYGTQAIDEAIKELRISSSHHVLDVGSGLGGPARYLAHKTNCAVTALELQEDLHSEAGNLTERCNLQHKLTHIAGDFLHLDLGAAKFNFIVSWLVFLHIGDKKRLFQQCCYSLKPGGKIFIEDFYQQSGVTLTEEDKQSYERDLYMKNLPEKDAYFKQLEEAGFMDIQFQDLTGEFLSFVSKRQHEFVENKERHLRVIGQDAYDGLLDFYTTVKRLFNDGLCGGCRVIATKPIS; from the exons ATGAGCTTTTGGCAGCAGCGACAAAGGCCAGAAAActtcaggcctgaacggggattcgaaccccgacctctgcgatgccggtgcaatGCTCCTCGTTATGTGG ATGATCACATTGAAAGAGTCAGACAAGAATTAAAAGAG CTAGGGTACAAAGATGGAGATTTCTTGAAAGTGGAAGATGTGTGCAAGTTTGATCAAATGCATTACTATGGTACACAAGCTATTGATGAAGCAATAAAGGAGTTAAGAATCAG CTCGTCTCATCATGTGCTTGATGTTGGATCTGGTCTTGGTGGACCTGCACGTTACTTAGCCCACAAGACTAACTGTGCTGTCACGGCGCTGGAACTACAAGAAGATTTGCACAGTGAAGCTGGAAACCTCACTGAGAGATGCAATTTACAGCACAAACTGACACACATAGCAGGGGATTTTCTTCACTTAGATTTAG gagcagccaaattcaatttcattgtCTCGTGGCTGGTGTTTCTCCACATTGGGGACAAGAAACGGTTATTTCAGCAGTGTTGTTATTCTTTGAAACCCGGGGGGAAAAT TTTCATAGAGGATTTTTACCAGCAATCAGGAGTGACCTTAACAGAGGAAGACAAACAGAGCTATGAAAGAGACTTGTACATGAAAAACCTGCCAGAAAAGGATGCTTATTTCAAACAGTTAGAAGAAGCGGGCTTCATGGATATCCAG tTTCAAGATCTCACCGGTGAATTTCTGTCGTTCGTTTCCAAGCGACAACATGAATTCGTAGAGAACAAGGAAAGGCACTTGCGCGTAATCGGCCAAGACGCTTATGATGGTCTGCTTGATTTTTATACAACAGTGAAGAGATTGTTTAATGACGGACTCTGTGGTGGATGTCGTGTAATTGCGACTAAACCAATATCCTAG
- the LOC141866428 gene encoding uncharacterized protein LOC141866428 isoform X3 — MSFWQQRQRPENFRPERGFEPRPLRCRCNAPRYVDDHIERVRQELKELGYKDGDFLKVEDVCKFDQMHYYGTQAIDEAIKELRISSSHHVLDVGSGLGGPARYLAHKTNCAVTALELQEDLHSEAGNLTERCNLQHKLTHIAGDFLHLDLGAAKFNFIVSWLVFLHIGDKKRLFQQCCYSLKPGGKIFIEDFYQQSGVTLTEEDKQSYERDLYMKNLPEKDAYFKQLEEAGFMDIQLSSSEKKIREDHLG, encoded by the exons ATGAGCTTTTGGCAGCAGCGACAAAGGCCAGAAAActtcaggcctgaacggggattcgaaccccgacctctgcgatgccggtgcaatGCTCCTCGTTATGTGG ATGATCACATTGAAAGAGTCAGACAAGAATTAAAAGAG CTAGGGTACAAAGATGGAGATTTCTTGAAAGTGGAAGATGTGTGCAAGTTTGATCAAATGCATTACTATGGTACACAAGCTATTGATGAAGCAATAAAGGAGTTAAGAATCAG CTCGTCTCATCATGTGCTTGATGTTGGATCTGGTCTTGGTGGACCTGCACGTTACTTAGCCCACAAGACTAACTGTGCTGTCACGGCGCTGGAACTACAAGAAGATTTGCACAGTGAAGCTGGAAACCTCACTGAGAGATGCAATTTACAGCACAAACTGACACACATAGCAGGGGATTTTCTTCACTTAGATTTAG gagcagccaaattcaatttcattgtCTCGTGGCTGGTGTTTCTCCACATTGGGGACAAGAAACGGTTATTTCAGCAGTGTTGTTATTCTTTGAAACCCGGGGGGAAAAT TTTCATAGAGGATTTTTACCAGCAATCAGGAGTGACCTTAACAGAGGAAGACAAACAGAGCTATGAAAGAGACTTGTACATGAAAAACCTGCCAGAAAAGGATGCTTATTTCAAACAGTTAGAAGAAGCGGGCTTCATGGATATCCAG TTATCATCTTCTGAGAAGAAGATCAGAGAAGATCATTTAGGATGA